A portion of the Tachyglossus aculeatus isolate mTacAcu1 chromosome 24, mTacAcu1.pri, whole genome shotgun sequence genome contains these proteins:
- the LOC119945022 gene encoding filamin A-interacting protein 1-like has translation MRSRSSYPEDPTRTMLRTSTAKTPCPAAGKLGRSQRGKVYAAETNTILRSPRTENPRRDSSPQRDNLSRDDLLFLLSILEGELQARDEVIGVLKAEKMDLALLEAQYGFVTPKKVLEALQRDAIQAKAAQWQEDIYEKPMNELDRVAEKQKESYRRMLEQLLMVEKAHRQSVRELEEEKRKHKEYTERSDEFISLLEQECESFTRKEKLRDRTGKVGLMK, from the exons ATGCGTTCCAGAAGCAGTTACCCTGAAGATCCAACCCGGACGATGCTGAGGACATCCACGGCTAAGACACCATGCCCTGCGGCTGGAAAACTGGGACGGAGTCAACGGGGGAAGGTCTATGCTGCTGAAACCAACACCATTCTCAGAAGTCCCAGGACTGAAAACCCACGGAGGGACTCCTCCCCGCAAAGAGACAATCTCTCCCGAGATGATCTGCTATTTCTTCTCAGCATCCTGGAAGGGGAATTACAG GCTCGAGATGAAGTCATAGGGGTTTTAAAGGCTGAAAAAATGGACTTGGCTTTGTTGGAAGCTCAATACGGCTTTGTCACTCCCAAAAAGGTGCTAGAAGCTCTACAGCGAGATGCTATTCAAGCAAAGGCAGCTCAGTGGCAGGAGGATATCTATGAGAAACCGATGAATGAG CTGGACAGAGTTGCTGAGAAACAGAAAGAATCCTACAGACGGATGCTGGAACAGCTTCTGATGGTGGAGAAAGCTCACAGGCAATCGGTACGAGAGCTGGAGGAAGAAAAGCGGAAACACAAAGAGTACACGGAGAGGAGTGATGAATTTATCAGTTTACTGGAACAAGAATGTGAAAG